In a genomic window of Allomeiothermus silvanus DSM 9946:
- the gatA gene encoding Asp-tRNA(Asn)/Glu-tRNA(Gln) amidotransferase subunit GatA, with the protein MLAHEIVASVRNRSTSPTEVTEHYLKRITRLDSQIQAFLRTNPAALEEARQVERRMAAGEDLPLAGVPIALKDNICTRGLETTCASRMLEHFVPPYSATVAQRLCSAGAVILGKTNLDEFAMGSSTEFSAFGPTRNPWDLGRVPGGSSGGSAAAVAADLAPLALGSDTGGSVRQPAALCGVYGFKPTYGRVSRYGLVAFASSLDQIGPLGRSVRDVALLMDVIGSYDRMDSTSLEAQPHFTAALEAHPQGFTIGIVKEAIQVGNTEGVVKALERFREVLEGQGVRFVEVSIPSLEYALATYYLVCTSEASSNLARYDGTLYGLRVEGADITETMMKTRAAGFGPEVKRRILMGTFALSSGYYDAYYGRALRARARLKADFEMAFAQADVLLTPTSPFPAFPLGAKLEDPIAMYLSDIDTVAINLVGLPALSIPAGFESGLPVGVQLVGKALEDERLFTLANAFELATASEFVQIAPIGRG; encoded by the coding sequence ATGCTGGCCCACGAAATCGTCGCCTCCGTCAGAAACCGAAGCACATCACCTACTGAGGTGACCGAGCATTATCTGAAACGCATCACCCGCTTGGACTCCCAGATCCAGGCCTTTTTGCGCACGAATCCGGCGGCGCTCGAGGAAGCCCGGCAAGTCGAGCGGCGGATGGCTGCGGGGGAAGATTTGCCGCTTGCGGGAGTTCCCATCGCCCTGAAAGACAATATATGCACCCGCGGCTTGGAGACTACTTGCGCCTCGCGGATGCTCGAGCACTTCGTCCCGCCCTATAGCGCTACTGTGGCCCAGCGGCTTTGTTCGGCGGGCGCAGTCATCCTCGGCAAGACCAACCTTGACGAGTTCGCCATGGGCTCCTCCACGGAGTTCTCGGCTTTCGGGCCGACCCGCAATCCCTGGGATTTGGGGCGCGTGCCGGGGGGCTCTTCGGGAGGTTCGGCGGCTGCGGTCGCGGCGGACTTAGCCCCTCTAGCCCTGGGCTCGGATACCGGGGGGAGCGTGCGGCAGCCTGCCGCTTTGTGCGGTGTATATGGCTTCAAACCTACCTACGGGCGGGTTTCCCGCTATGGCCTGGTGGCCTTTGCCTCCTCGCTCGATCAGATTGGCCCCTTGGGGCGAAGCGTGCGCGATGTAGCCCTACTGATGGATGTAATTGGCAGCTATGATCGGATGGACTCCACGAGCCTGGAGGCCCAGCCCCACTTCACCGCGGCGCTCGAGGCCCATCCCCAAGGGTTCACCATTGGCATCGTCAAAGAAGCTATACAGGTAGGAAATACCGAAGGTGTCGTAAAAGCGCTCGAGCGCTTTAGAGAGGTACTCGAGGGCCAGGGTGTGCGCTTTGTGGAAGTGAGTATTCCTAGCCTAGAGTACGCCTTAGCCACCTACTACCTGGTCTGTACCAGCGAGGCCAGCTCCAACCTGGCCCGCTATGACGGAACCCTCTACGGCCTGCGCGTGGAGGGCGCGGACATCACCGAGACCATGATGAAAACCCGCGCGGCGGGTTTTGGCCCTGAGGTCAAGCGGCGTATCCTGATGGGCACTTTTGCGCTTTCCTCGGGGTACTATGATGCCTACTACGGTAGGGCACTGCGCGCTCGAGCCCGGCTCAAGGCCGACTTCGAGATGGCTTTTGCCCAAGCTGATGTACTGCTCACGCCTACTAGCCCCTTCCCGGCCTTTCCCTTGGGGGCCAAACTCGAGGATCCCATCGCCATGTACCTCTCCGACATCGATACGGTGGCCATCAACCTCGTTGGGCTTCCTGCCCTCTCCATTCCCGCGGGTTTTGAATCGGGGTTGCCGGTGGGGGTGCAGCTTGTGGGCAAGGCGCTCGAGGATGAACGCCTCTTTACCCTGGCTAACGCCTTCGAGCTAGCTACTGCTAGCGAGTTTGTGCAGATCGCCCCGATCGGGAGAGGTTGA
- the miaA gene encoding tRNA (adenosine(37)-N6)-dimethylallyltransferase MiaA, which yields MDMAVPILAGPTASGKTELALRLAERIPIEVISADASMVYRGMDIGTAKPTQAERATVRHHLVDWLEPNQLFSVAAYVRAAEAAIEDVRSRGRIPLVVGGTGYYIRALSEGLFELPEPDPELQNRIEQELQERGFAAMREELAAVSAADALRVGSNPRRLVRAIEVLRRTGIPPAQAHRRGPRFSYRKLILWPQWDWLEPRFGQRTEEMFGRGLVEEVRGLLERYPRMPTALQAIGYKEVAAYLRGELGLEAAQKRVLQATRAYAKRQFTWFRKEPGDVTYLPRGGGEAWEGLWAWIRSEGLRYQA from the coding sequence ATGGATATGGCGGTCCCTATCCTGGCTGGCCCCACGGCTTCAGGCAAGACCGAGTTAGCCTTGCGACTGGCCGAGAGAATCCCGATAGAGGTGATTTCTGCTGATGCCAGCATGGTTTACCGAGGAATGGATATCGGCACGGCCAAACCGACCCAGGCCGAGCGCGCTACGGTGCGCCACCATCTGGTGGACTGGCTCGAGCCGAATCAACTTTTTAGCGTGGCCGCATACGTCCGGGCCGCCGAGGCTGCCATCGAGGACGTGCGATCACGAGGTCGTATCCCGCTGGTTGTGGGTGGAACCGGATACTATATCCGCGCCCTTTCGGAAGGCTTGTTCGAGTTGCCTGAACCCGATCCGGAACTGCAAAACCGGATCGAGCAAGAACTCCAGGAGCGGGGATTTGCCGCTATGAGGGAAGAATTGGCCGCTGTGAGTGCCGCCGATGCCCTTCGGGTCGGCAGCAACCCCAGGCGGCTGGTGCGGGCTATAGAGGTGTTGCGCCGTACCGGGATTCCCCCCGCCCAGGCCCATAGACGAGGGCCGCGCTTCTCGTACCGCAAGCTGATTCTCTGGCCGCAGTGGGATTGGCTTGAGCCCCGTTTTGGGCAGCGCACCGAGGAGATGTTTGGGCGAGGGTTGGTGGAGGAGGTGCGTGGGCTGCTCGAGCGCTACCCGCGGATGCCTACCGCACTCCAGGCCATCGGTTACAAGGAAGTAGCGGCCTATTTGCGCGGCGAGCTGGGGTTGGAAGCGGCCCAAAAAAGGGTTTTGCAGGCCACTCGAGCCTACGCTAAGCGCCAGTTCACCTGGTTCCGCAAAGAGCCGGGGGATGTAACCTACCTGCCCCGGGGTGGGGGAGAAGCCTGGGAAGGGCTTTGGGCTTGGATTCGAAGCGAGGGCTTACGCTACCAAGCATAG
- a CDS encoding Hsp20/alpha crystallin family protein, with protein MSLERLGSSHALEQIRALRRKLEELTRQYASGEPFTEWTPAVDVLDEEKQYRILVDLPGVKPEDLELKEEGDTLILAGIRHAPFDGAYPRQERPMGYFRRTLTLPGPIRAGESQASFKSGVLEIIAHKA; from the coding sequence ATGTCATTGGAACGCCTTGGTAGCTCCCACGCCCTCGAGCAGATCCGGGCCTTACGGCGCAAACTCGAGGAACTCACGCGCCAGTACGCCTCAGGGGAACCTTTTACCGAGTGGACTCCAGCAGTAGACGTGCTGGACGAAGAGAAGCAGTACCGCATCCTGGTCGATCTACCCGGAGTAAAGCCAGAGGATCTTGAGCTGAAGGAAGAAGGCGATACCCTGATCCTGGCCGGAATTCGCCACGCCCCCTTCGACGGGGCCTACCCCCGCCAGGAGCGCCCGATGGGCTACTTCCGCCGCACCTTGACCCTACCCGGTCCTATCCGCGCAGGGGAGTCACAAGCAAGCTTCAAAAGCGGGGTGCTCGAGATCATCGCGCATAAAGCTTAG
- a CDS encoding thymidine kinase has product MPHLPLHAGWIEVVVGPMFSGKSEELIRRVKRALIAGQTVMVFKPRLDDRYHASDVVSHDGKRIEALSVADSSELSRNLPNPLPEVVAVDEAQFFDPGLVKLLLELAHQGVRVIVGGLDMDFRAEPFGIMPELLARAEYIEKLTAVCPVCGAPATRTQRLVNGQPARFDDPVILVGAHEAYEPRCRKCHVVVREPSRALSDRL; this is encoded by the coding sequence ATGCCGCATCTTCCTCTTCACGCAGGTTGGATCGAAGTGGTGGTAGGTCCGATGTTCTCGGGAAAATCCGAGGAACTCATCCGCCGGGTCAAGCGAGCCTTGATTGCTGGACAGACGGTAATGGTCTTCAAACCCCGTCTTGATGACCGCTACCACGCCTCCGATGTGGTGAGCCACGATGGCAAACGCATCGAGGCCCTTTCGGTAGCGGATTCTTCCGAGTTAAGTCGCAACCTGCCTAATCCGCTGCCCGAGGTGGTGGCGGTGGACGAGGCCCAGTTCTTTGATCCGGGCTTGGTGAAGTTGTTGCTCGAGCTGGCCCACCAAGGGGTGCGGGTTATTGTGGGCGGCTTGGACATGGATTTTCGTGCTGAGCCGTTTGGGATAATGCCCGAACTATTAGCACGTGCAGAGTACATAGAGAAGCTCACTGCAGTTTGCCCAGTCTGTGGGGCTCCTGCTACCCGCACCCAACGGCTGGTGAATGGCCAGCCCGCCCGCTTCGACGACCCCGTGATTCTGGTAGGGGCCCACGAAGCATACGAGCCCCGCTGCCGCAAGTGTCACGTGGTGGTGCGGGAGCCCTCGAGGGCACTGAGCGATAGGCTGTAG
- the rpmE gene encoding 50S ribosomal protein L31 — translation MKKDIHPKLVPCKIICNGEVVLNTYSTKPELHVEVWSGNHPFWTGQQRFVDTEGRVEKFQKKFGDTYKRSSKKK, via the coding sequence ATGAAGAAGGACATCCACCCCAAACTAGTTCCGTGCAAGATCATCTGCAACGGCGAAGTGGTGCTCAATACTTATTCGACCAAACCCGAGCTGCACGTAGAAGTGTGGAGCGGTAACCACCCCTTCTGGACTGGCCAGCAGCGTTTCGTGGATACCGAAGGCCGCGTGGAGAAGTTCCAGAAGAAGTTCGGAGACACCTACAAGCGCAGCAGCAAGAAGAAGTAA
- a CDS encoding serine hydrolase domain-containing protein: MTRLLERYQIPGASLAVSKDGRLLLARGYGWADAEAGEPVRPDSLFRIGSLTKPITAVAVLHLGEQLVRQGRFPNLEAFLKAKVYGLLALEPYGGKLGDPRIESITVRDLLQHSAGWNRNVAGDPMFRPTLTYVARSLGMGEAMPVQPLIEYMLSRKLSFTPGTFSAYSNLGYAVLGQLIEYLSAQSYAAYLKGMLGQMGIHHITVGHTRLQDRLPGEVKYYDFPQAPLVQSVLDGSLVPRPYGEFYLEAHAANGGLVASAPELVKFVAVLEGHRPEASPISLEARKIMLERPALPQYNSSKVYYALGWSVRPKENGLMWSHDGALAGTRTLLLRLPDDTVIAALFNSRPWNDWSFIADLKNSLLNAAQQVTRWPNYDCF, encoded by the coding sequence ATGACCCGGCTCTTAGAGCGCTACCAGATCCCCGGCGCGAGCCTGGCGGTGAGCAAGGATGGGCGGCTGCTATTGGCAAGGGGGTATGGCTGGGCCGACGCGGAAGCCGGTGAGCCGGTGCGCCCGGACTCCTTATTCCGCATTGGTAGCCTCACCAAGCCGATCACCGCAGTGGCGGTACTGCACTTAGGCGAGCAGCTGGTACGGCAGGGGCGTTTCCCTAATCTGGAAGCGTTCTTGAAGGCTAAGGTGTATGGATTGTTGGCGCTCGAGCCCTATGGGGGCAAGCTCGGTGATCCACGCATTGAGAGCATCACCGTGCGGGATCTCTTGCAACACTCAGCAGGCTGGAACCGCAATGTGGCGGGCGACCCCATGTTCCGCCCCACCCTGACTTACGTAGCGCGATCGCTGGGTATGGGGGAGGCCATGCCCGTCCAGCCACTCATCGAATACATGCTCTCGCGCAAGTTGAGTTTCACGCCGGGAACCTTTTCGGCGTATTCAAACCTAGGCTACGCGGTGTTGGGTCAGCTCATCGAGTACCTGAGCGCCCAGAGCTACGCTGCCTACTTGAAGGGGATGCTTGGCCAGATGGGCATCCACCACATCACCGTAGGCCATACCCGTCTGCAAGACCGGCTGCCCGGCGAGGTCAAGTACTACGATTTTCCCCAAGCTCCGCTGGTGCAGTCTGTCCTGGATGGCTCCTTAGTGCCTCGTCCCTACGGTGAGTTCTACCTCGAGGCCCACGCCGCCAACGGCGGGCTGGTGGCTTCGGCACCGGAGCTGGTAAAGTTCGTGGCGGTGCTCGAGGGTCACCGTCCAGAGGCTTCCCCAATCTCCTTGGAGGCCCGCAAGATCATGCTCGAGCGGCCTGCCCTCCCGCAGTACAATAGTTCGAAGGTTTATTATGCCCTCGGCTGGAGCGTGCGCCCCAAGGAAAACGGCCTGATGTGGTCGCACGACGGGGCCTTGGCCGGAACCCGTACGTTGCTGCTGCGCCTGCCTGACGACACGGTGATCGCCGCGCTCTTCAACAGCCGTCCCTGGAATGATTGGAGCTTTATCGCCGACCTCAAGAACTCCCTACTAAATGCCGCCCAGCAGGTCACCCGCTGGCCCAATTATGACTGCTTTTGA
- a CDS encoding ABC transporter substrate-binding protein, with protein sequence MKLVHDWLGPLELPDPARRIVSLAPNATDALFALGLGERLVGRSAFCYRPAETLALPVVSSYTRVRWELLRSLHPDLVLLSTGVQRDLLNELHQAGIPVFPIPLPQSPYGILENLILLGELLGVGERASSLAAHLAERYQRLYGLLPPLRVYLEFDLGGPITVGRGSYVNEALRHLGLVNVYAQHPSSYFTPNLEEVPALHPELVIYEPKPGRSRAKERAEALMGERGWEALLVVTGGDELAHYGPRFFDYLEKLERQIERLEI encoded by the coding sequence ATGAAGCTCGTACATGACTGGCTCGGCCCCCTCGAGCTACCCGACCCGGCCCGCCGCATCGTCTCACTAGCCCCCAACGCCACCGATGCTCTTTTTGCCCTGGGGTTGGGCGAGCGGTTGGTAGGCCGCAGCGCCTTTTGCTACCGCCCTGCCGAGACCTTGGCTTTGCCGGTGGTTTCCAGTTACACCCGGGTCCGCTGGGAACTCCTGCGAAGCCTACACCCCGATCTGGTGCTCCTCAGCACCGGGGTACAGCGCGACCTGCTGAACGAGCTGCACCAAGCCGGGATTCCCGTCTTTCCTATACCCCTACCGCAGAGCCCTTACGGCATCCTCGAGAACCTAATCCTGCTGGGGGAACTGCTGGGGGTGGGGGAGCGGGCTTCTAGCCTGGCTGCGCACCTGGCCGAGCGCTATCAACGGCTTTATGGGCTTTTGCCGCCTTTGAGGGTCTACCTCGAGTTCGACCTGGGGGGGCCGATCACGGTGGGGAGGGGAAGCTACGTCAATGAGGCGCTGCGGCACTTGGGCCTAGTCAATGTGTACGCCCAGCACCCCTCGAGCTACTTCACCCCGAATCTGGAAGAAGTACCCGCCCTACACCCGGAACTGGTAATCTACGAGCCCAAGCCGGGGCGTAGCCGGGCCAAAGAGCGGGCCGAGGCGCTGATGGGCGAGCGGGGGTGGGAAGCTTTGCTCGTGGTGACAGGAGGGGATGAGCTAGCCCACTACGGGCCAAGATTCTTCGACTACTTGGAAAAGCTCGAGCGCCAGATCGAGCGGCTGGAAATTTAG
- the coaE gene encoding dephospho-CoA kinase (Dephospho-CoA kinase (CoaE) performs the final step in coenzyme A biosynthesis.): protein MNPADSHQHPLIIGLTGSIGSGKSTVSALLRELGATVLDADFYAREAAEVLKEEICAAFPEACAGGFLDRRKLGQRVFADQEAKRRLEALIHPYVRRRMAEDTQQALQAGGQVVIHDIPLLFEAGREGGLSGVLVVAAPLELRVERVVARSGLSPEEVLARDANQLPQDEKIRRATWVIWNDGDLQTLRERVRNWYESLHREGGGPS, encoded by the coding sequence ATGAACCCTGCGGATAGCCACCAGCATCCCCTCATTATCGGCCTCACCGGCAGCATCGGTAGCGGGAAAAGTACGGTGTCGGCCCTGCTACGCGAACTTGGCGCGACGGTACTCGATGCTGACTTCTACGCCCGAGAGGCTGCCGAAGTGCTGAAAGAGGAGATTTGCGCAGCGTTTCCCGAGGCTTGTGCAGGGGGTTTTCTAGACCGCCGCAAGCTCGGCCAGAGGGTGTTTGCTGACCAGGAGGCCAAGCGCAGGCTCGAGGCCCTGATCCACCCTTACGTGCGCCGACGCATGGCCGAGGACACCCAACAAGCCCTGCAGGCGGGGGGGCAGGTAGTCATCCACGACATCCCCCTGCTCTTCGAGGCGGGCCGGGAGGGAGGCCTTTCTGGGGTGTTGGTGGTGGCGGCTCCCCTCGAGCTTCGTGTAGAGCGGGTGGTGGCCCGTAGTGGCCTAAGCCCAGAAGAGGTGCTGGCTCGAGACGCCAACCAGCTGCCCCAAGACGAGAAGATCCGCCGTGCTACCTGGGTCATTTGGAATGACGGGGATCTGCAAACCCTGCGTGAGCGCGTAAGAAACTGGTACGAAAGCCTTCATCGCGAAGGAGGGGGCCCCTCTTGA